The genome window GGACTCGTATTTGGTTCCCGCAAGGGATTCCTATGAGGCCTCGGGAAACGCAAATGCATTTGATCAGGCATTCCTGGATACGGTAATTGCCTTGGGAAACAGAATCGGCTACACCAGCGATGATCCCCAGTACCAACAATCAAGGCCTCCGCAGGACGAGATTGATTACGAGCAGATTGCGCTCATTCTAATGTTCATAGCATTTCCACTGGCATTTTCCATTTTGAATCGCCGTCGCAGGAGATCCGGGGGATTTTTTGCCGGAGGATACGGAGGATACGGCAGGGGCGGTGGCGGCGGTTTTGGAGGCGGTGGCGGCAGATCCGGCGGAGGGGGAGCCGGACGGTAGTCAATACGGTTATTTGACTGAGCAGGCAGAGAACACTCATGGTAAGCAAAGCAGTTATCGCAGTAATTGCCGCAGTGGCCATAATCGCAATAATAATTGCGGCGCTATACGGAATGTACTTTTCAGGATTTAATGCAGTCCAAGTAAAAGACGAAAACGTAAAACGACTGGCAGCAGACGTCGATGCGCAGCTGCAGCGACGATACGACCTAATTCCAAACCTGGTGGAATCAGTAAGGGGATACATGCAGTTTGAAAAGCAGACACTTGAAGACGTAACAAGGCTTCGCTCCCAGTGGCAGGCCTCAACTAGCACCCAAGGCAGGGTCGAGCTGAGCAATCAAATCGAGGAGGCGCTAAGCAAGATCATTCTCACATACGAGGCATATCCAGAGTTGAAAGCTGATCAGACAGTCACCAGACTGATGGACGAAATCGCAGGAACTGAGAACAGAATAGCGGTTGCAAGAACTTACTATAATGACGGGGTCAGAGACTTTAACACAAACATCAGGACTTTCCCAAACAACGTATTCAACGAGAGCGGCTTTCTTGGAATGAGCCCTTGGGGCGCAAATCAATATCCGACATACGAGGCAACCCCGCAGGCGCAGACGACTGTCCCACAGGTGGACCTGACACCCAGCGGCTAAGATGGGGCGCATCTAGTTCAGATAATTTTTGCAATAGTTATTCCAAAATCAAAACAGGCTTGTCAGAGATTTCCAGGATTTTTCTTGAAACGCTTCCAAGCTTTAGTAGTCCCCTGATTCCAGGGATTTTTCGCCTCTTTGCCATAATTATTAGGTCGATGTGATGGCTTTTGGAATATTTTAAAATCTCATCTTCAGGCCTGCCCCTTACTATGATGCAGTTTGTGTTGATTCCCTTTGACTTGCAATAGTTTGCGCGTTTTTGCATCTCTTCCCGGACGCCTCGGACTGCCGTTTGCTCCATCTCTTTTCGCAGCTTAGAGTCTTGCTTTTTTGCAAGTACCAGCGGCGGCGGGCCCGGAATGGGTTCAACGGAATGCAGGATGTTGACAGTGGCACCGCTAAGCTTGGCAATTTTTATGGCATAGCTTAGCGCCTTGTCGCCCAAAAGGGTTCCAGCGTGAGGAACAAGAATGTTTTTGATGTGCACTGGGAATGTCTTCAAGCCAGCCTTGGCTGATTTTTTTAGATATATTAGAAGATACGACAATTCTCGAAGATGAAAATTTGATTATTCATTTCAGAGCATGACAAAACATGTGTGCCTTCTTACGTCACATGCACTTCCAGAACAGACAGATCCATCAAAAGAACTTGCATTGCAACAAGATTTGATGACGCGTTTTACTTCAAATATCGACGTTATGATAGAAATTATGTTCTGATTCACTCATTTTTTACCACATCCGTTGGAAGATTGAATCTTTTTAGCAGTGTAGAATTTGCAATTACAGAAATTGAGCTTAATGCCATCGCAGCAGCTGCAATTATTGGGCTAAGCAGACCGATCGCAGCTATTGGAATTGCGCCCGTATTATAGGCCAAAGCCCAGAACAGGTTTTGCTTTATTTTTCGCATGGTAGCGCGACTCAGCCGGATAGCTCGTGCAACATCCATGATGTCATCTTTGATGAGAATGATCCCGCCAGTCTCTTTTGCAATATCTGAACCACTGCCAATCGCAATGCCAATGTCTGCCTGTGCCAGGGCTGGCGCATCGTTGATTCCATCTCCGACCATTGCGACGACCTTTCCCTCAGACTGGAGTTTTCTGATGGCGTTTGCCTTTTCAGCTGGCAAGACATTTGCAATCACTTTGTCGATTCCAACTGCTTTTGCAACAGCGTTTGCCGTTTTCTCATTGTCACCAGTAAGCATTATGGTTTCAATTCCAAGATTTTTCAGATCAGAAATTGCATCCTTTGAGGATTCCTTTATGGTGTCGGCTACTGCGACAAGTCCAGCCAGATTCTGATCAACGGCGGCAATCATCACGGTCTTTCCCTGCGATTCCAAATTTCCCATTTCTTGCTCGATTTTGTCAGTTGCAATTCCAAATTTTTGCATTAGTTTTCTATTCCCAAACAAGACCTGTTTGTCGTTTACAGTGGCCTTTACTCCCATACCCGATACGGCTTCAAATTCGGCAGGATTTCTTAGGGGGATTTTCTTCCGTCTAGCCTCACTTACGATTGCCTGAGCGAGAGGATGCTCTGAACCCATTTCCACAGAACCGGCAAATTCTAGCAAATTTTCTTTAGAATGTGAACCAAGAGAAACCATGTCAGTTACGGAGGGCTCTCCTTTTGTTATTGTGCCAGTCTTGTCAAATACTATGATTTTGATTTTTTGAGAGAGTTCAAGATATTCAGCGCCTCGTATCAAAATGCCAGCTTCGGCACCTTTTCCAACTCCCACCATCAGGGCAGCTGGGGTTGCAATTCCCATGGCACAGGGGCACGCAATTATCAGCACGGCGACAAATGAAAGCAGTCCAGTAATGAAATTGCCAAAAACAAAGAACCACATCATGAAGGATCCAACCGCTACTAATACAACGGCTGGAACAAACTTGGCAGATATTGAATCGACGAGTCTTTGTATGTGGCCTGTCGAAGCCTGTGCTTGCTCAACAATGTGAATGATCTGTGACAGCGCTGTTTCATTCCCTACTTTGGTCGCCTTGACTCTTAGCAGCCCTTGTTTGTTGATTGTGGCGCCAATTACCTGATCACCTGCGGACTTGTCTACTGGGAGACTTTCGCCTGTTATCATTTTTTCATCTACTGCTGAATTTCCATCAATTATCACGCCATCAGTTGGGATTTTTTCGCCTGGCCTTATGATAAGAATGTCTCCTACCTGAACTTGGTTTGCAGGAATTTCAATCTCCTGTCCGTCCCTTAGCAATCGTGCCATGGCAGGACTGAGATCAAGGAGTTTTCTTACTGCTGCAGAACTTTTCTTTTTGATTGCCTCTTCCATGTATTTACCAAGTAGTACAAATGCAATGATTACTGCAGATACCTCAAAGTAGACATCTCGCTCCTTTACAGGAAGAGCGTCGGGAAAGAACAAAACCGTAACACTGTAAAAGTATGCCACAAGTGTTCCAATCGATATCAAAAGATCCATGTTGGCAGTACGTCTTTTGATGGAATGATACGCTCCAACATAAAATGTCCACCCGCCAATGAACTGGACTGGCGTGACAATTAGAAACAAAAGCAGCCCCCATGAAAGAAACGGAATTTGTGGGATTGGCACCCATGTTACTGCCACCGCTCCAAAGGCCAGTCCCAAATACAGCCCAGCTCGAAGGATGGCCAAAACAAGCGCACCGGATGCTGCAACATACATTCTTTTTTTGAGCTTAGCTAGTTCTTTTCAGGATTTACAAACGTCTTTTGGCACACCGGACTGCAAAAGTAAAAGTCTCTAGAGCCCATCTCAGAATGCAGTGCTTTCTTTTCATCCACTATCATTCCACAGACAGGATCTTTTGCCACGTTTCATTTTGGGTTTTTGTATTCTATAAATAAGATATCTATTATCAAGGCTGATTTTCAGTGATTATGACGTTTGTTGTCGCGAGAAAAATGCTGAACATCATCATGGATTTAGAATAAGATTTCTCATGTCTGCATCTTTTGTTTTTGACTTGTTACTATAATGTCAGTCCGGTTGCAAAGTTTGCCATAATAAAAATAATACTCAACTGCATTGCTGCTTGAATCATAACCACTCTAACATACCGTCTTGTCAGTCTCTGAATCTTCTCAAAGTCAGGTTCGGACTTTTTCAATTCAAAGTATATGCGTAGATTAGTAGGCATAAGTATTCCCAGCCCCTGAACGAACATCACAATGACAATAATCAAAACCGCAAGCATCCAGTAGATCACTGGGGCTTGAAATGTGATCAGGCCCATTTTTTCAGCCAGATAATAACCAGCTGTTGTAGTAACAGATGAAACAGTGATCATGTAGAAAAGCATCTTTGGCATTAGCCAAGAGATGATCTCTTTTCGAGTTGTAAAACTTACTCGCCTCAATATTGGGCCAAGTATTAATGCCATGAAAATGTCAGTTCCCGTCCAAAGAATAGAAGTGAATACATGCACGTAGTTTAGCAGAAGAAGATTACTGGTAATGATGGCAACTATTAATGCGCCAATTGGTATTGCGGTCCATAAATTTGCACGTATGGAAACAGCCGGGGATTGCGACACAGATATGTGCTGAATTTCATGTTTGATAATCTTTAAGGTATTTTAAAAGTAACAAAACACACTAGACGTTTAGGACATAGTTATGAAAGCATTTGATAAAAGAAGCATTTCCGAATTAACGTTAGAAGAGTTATTTCCAAACACGCTGACTGACACCTCGTGTGTTTATATCGATAAAGGAAGGGAAGTATGGGTTGCTACTGAAATGTGCGCCCAATACCTAGAGTCGGTAGTTGACTCGATCGTGGTTGTAGATGGTGATCACATACCGCTTGGAATAGTTGGTGGTTATGATCTACTGGACAATTTACGAAAAAATCCCACACGTGATTTTCAGTACGAGACCAAAGTGGAAGAGATCATGTTCAAAGTAGTCCCAGAAGTTGAAAAGAAAACAAAACTTGGGGATTTGATAGAAAAGTGGAAAGACACTCGAAGGGCATTTGCCATCATTCCTAACGAACTTGACGGCTATTCCCCTGTTTCGGCAAGGAAAATGCTTGAAATCGGAGCAAAATGCAAAACCGACATCTCTGTTTCCTCAATGGCAAAAAAGAAAATCGTCACTTTTCAGCCAGATTATACCCTCGGCAAGATAATTGATTTGATGTTTGAGCATAAAACACGAAAACTGGTACTAGAAAATTCAAACCAATTCATAAGTGATAGATTGATACTGGGCGAAATTTCAAGAATACTAAAATTTCAAACAAATGTGGAATATTTTCTAGACATTC of Candidatus Nitrosotenuis sp. DW1 contains these proteins:
- a CDS encoding universal stress protein, giving the protein MKTFPVHIKNILVPHAGTLLGDKALSYAIKIAKLSGATVNILHSVEPIPGPPPLVLAKKQDSKLRKEMEQTAVRGVREEMQKRANYCKSKGINTNCIIVRGRPEDEILKYSKSHHIDLIIMAKRRKIPGIRGLLKLGSVSRKILEISDKPVLILE
- a CDS encoding LemA family protein, whose protein sequence is MVSKAVIAVIAAVAIIAIIIAALYGMYFSGFNAVQVKDENVKRLAADVDAQLQRRYDLIPNLVESVRGYMQFEKQTLEDVTRLRSQWQASTSTQGRVELSNQIEEALSKIILTYEAYPELKADQTVTRLMDEIAGTENRIAVARTYYNDGVRDFNTNIRTFPNNVFNESGFLGMSPWGANQYPTYEATPQAQTTVPQVDLTPSG
- a CDS encoding copper-translocating P-type ATPase — encoded protein: MYVAASGALVLAILRAGLYLGLAFGAVAVTWVPIPQIPFLSWGLLLFLIVTPVQFIGGWTFYVGAYHSIKRRTANMDLLISIGTLVAYFYSVTVLFFPDALPVKERDVYFEVSAVIIAFVLLGKYMEEAIKKKSSAAVRKLLDLSPAMARLLRDGQEIEIPANQVQVGDILIIRPGEKIPTDGVIIDGNSAVDEKMITGESLPVDKSAGDQVIGATINKQGLLRVKATKVGNETALSQIIHIVEQAQASTGHIQRLVDSISAKFVPAVVLVAVGSFMMWFFVFGNFITGLLSFVAVLIIACPCAMGIATPAALMVGVGKGAEAGILIRGAEYLELSQKIKIIVFDKTGTITKGEPSVTDMVSLGSHSKENLLEFAGSVEMGSEHPLAQAIVSEARRKKIPLRNPAEFEAVSGMGVKATVNDKQVLFGNRKLMQKFGIATDKIEQEMGNLESQGKTVMIAAVDQNLAGLVAVADTIKESSKDAISDLKNLGIETIMLTGDNEKTANAVAKAVGIDKVIANVLPAEKANAIRKLQSEGKVVAMVGDGINDAPALAQADIGIAIGSGSDIAKETGGIILIKDDIMDVARAIRLSRATMRKIKQNLFWALAYNTGAIPIAAIGLLSPIIAAAAMALSSISVIANSTLLKRFNLPTDVVKNE
- a CDS encoding CBS domain-containing protein, with amino-acid sequence MKAFDKRSISELTLEELFPNTLTDTSCVYIDKGREVWVATEMCAQYLESVVDSIVVVDGDHIPLGIVGGYDLLDNLRKNPTRDFQYETKVEEIMFKVVPEVEKKTKLGDLIEKWKDTRRAFAIIPNELDGYSPVSARKMLEIGAKCKTDISVSSMAKKKIVTFQPDYTLGKIIDLMFEHKTRKLVLENSNQFISDRLILGEISRILKFQTNVEYFLDIPVSQLKLEYVKTVTEDLTLDRLCSIMEKMGHPYVMHNDVLVSPWDVCLTLMSENLREPLRVGYQKKCPHCGKDI
- a CDS encoding YHS domain-containing protein, which translates into the protein MAKDPVCGMIVDEKKALHSEMGSRDFYFCSPVCQKTFVNPEKN